In Petrotoga miotherma DSM 10691, a genomic segment contains:
- a CDS encoding UPF0175 family protein, which translates to MKTISINLPDFIDLNEKEIKLLIATKLYEEAKLSLGEAAQLAELSERAFIEILGRFDISIFNYNAEELRNDVKNA; encoded by the coding sequence ATGAAAACCATATCTATAAATCTGCCTGATTTTATTGATTTAAATGAAAAAGAAATCAAATTACTAATTGCTACAAAATTATATGAAGAAGCTAAGTTATCCTTAGGAGAAGCTGCACAACTAGCAGAACTTTCCGAAAGAGCTTTTATTGAAATATTAGGTCGTTTCGATATCTCTATATTTAATTACAACGCTGAAGAATTGAGAAATGATGTAAAAAATGCCTAA
- a CDS encoding type II toxin-antitoxin system HicB family antitoxin yields the protein MKILSYRILLKKEAEGGYTVIVPLLPGCVTHGDTIEEAIKMAKEAIQLYLESLQEHGEEIPYEEETMQYTITVEI from the coding sequence ATGAAAATTCTAAGTTATAGAATATTACTCAAGAAAGAAGCTGAAGGAGGATATACTGTTATAGTCCCTCTTCTTCCAGGCTGTGTCACACACGGAGATACAATAGAAGAAGCAATAAAAATGGCAAAAGAAGCTATTCAATTATACTTAGAAAGCTTGCAAGAACACGGAGAAGAGATACCTTATGAAGAAGAAACTATGCAGTATACAATAACGGTGGAAATTTAA
- the tsaA gene encoding tRNA (N6-threonylcarbamoyladenosine(37)-N6)-methyltransferase TrmO: MMEIRYTPIGIVHSPFKETKGTPIQPNAAIGTQATVEIYPEYEEGLQDLDGFSHIILLYHFHLSKFSGLKVKPYRDDNLHGVFATRSPSRPNPIGLSVVRLIKVEKNILEIQNVEIIDGTPVLDIKPYVPEFTTNDEIKIGWLEKNVHKLQESKDDGRFG; encoded by the coding sequence ATGATGGAAATTAGATACACTCCAATTGGGATAGTTCATTCCCCATTCAAAGAAACAAAAGGTACACCTATACAACCAAACGCTGCCATAGGAACCCAAGCTACAGTAGAAATCTACCCTGAATACGAAGAAGGTTTACAAGACCTCGATGGTTTTTCTCACATTATTCTTCTATACCATTTTCATTTATCCAAATTTTCTGGCTTAAAAGTCAAACCGTATAGGGATGACAATTTACATGGTGTTTTTGCAACCAGAAGCCCAAGTAGGCCTAATCCTATTGGTTTATCGGTTGTTCGCTTAATAAAAGTAGAAAAGAATATACTAGAGATTCAAAATGTAGAAATAATCGATGGTACCCCTGTTTTGGATATAAAACCCTATGTACCAGAATTTACCACTAACGATGAGATTAAAATAGGATGGCTTGAGAAAAATGTCCACAAACTGCAAGAATCGAAAGACGACGGTAGATTCGGTTGA
- a CDS encoding type II toxin-antitoxin system RelE/ParE family toxin: protein MGEGEEDLQELSSKQLKKEIIKALENQPFPIFKRSLKKINNRNLLLKILQSVLEINYEYTIGEMKTGNLRGIRTYKFIHDRVSYRLSYYVLNDGKIIITYIDIMKREDSYDNLIKYFQSEKSVLKKINEKGI from the coding sequence ATGGGAGAAGGAGAAGAAGACTTGCAAGAATTATCCTCAAAACAGCTAAAAAAGGAAATAATAAAAGCTCTTGAAAATCAACCCTTCCCAATCTTCAAACGCTCATTGAAAAAAATAAACAATAGGAACCTTCTATTAAAAATATTGCAATCAGTCTTGGAAATAAATTATGAGTACACAATAGGTGAAATGAAAACAGGAAATTTAAGAGGAATCAGGACGTACAAATTCATACATGATAGAGTATCTTACCGGTTATCGTATTACGTATTAAATGATGGTAAAATAATAATAACTTATATAGATATAATGAAAAGGGAAGATAGTTATGACAATTTAATAAAATACTTTCAATCAGAAAAATCAGTGCTAAAAAAAATAAATGAAAAAGGGATATAA